The following nucleotide sequence is from Vidua chalybeata isolate OUT-0048 chromosome 18, bVidCha1 merged haplotype, whole genome shotgun sequence.
TCTCCCCGATTGATTTTTCATGTGCATAGAGATATCATGAGCACATAACAAACCAACATCTACCTTCTTTATGTGAGCAGCGATGTCCTTCTCAATGTTGTATTTCTCCAAGGCTTGAGTTGCACATTCCACAGCATCTTGCTGCATCTCTTCTGACATGTCCGCATTTTTGATCACTGCCTTTCGATCACTCATGATTGCCTgcttgaagggaaaaaaaaaaacaaaaacaaaaacaaaaaacaaggaaatttAGAGTTGCAGGAGCGCCTGCCAGAAGCACCTGCTGCCAAGCAGCCCCACAGGTATCGCCGCGCGGTGCCCCCGCCCTGGCTGGGCGTGccgggcacgggcacgggcacAGCCCGAGCGGCGGCGGCTCAAACGCCGCCTCACGTTCAGCACCCGCTCCCCGGCCGGGAGCCCCACACGCACCGCCGCcctccggcccggcccggccccgctccagCCCGGGAGCTCCGCGAGAGAGCGCGGCCGCTCCACCGCCCGGCCCGACGGCCCTTCCTCCCCCGAGGGAGGCGAAGAAAGCCCGGCACGCGCGGCTACAGCGCGCCGCCACCCCGGCAGCTGCCGGGGATGCGGGAAAACCGGAGGCGGCGGCCGGGGAAGAGCCCAGGCATGGGGGCTGCCCAGTCCCAGACTTCCCGAGCCGGACCCGGTCCCTCTCGGCAGCTTCCCCTGCCCAATTCTCAAGGCCGGCAACGCCTCGCCCTCACCGTCAAGCGGGCGCCGCGATATCGGCGCGGTGCGGATGCAGAgccggcggcggcgcggagcgAGGCGCGGAGCGAGGCACGCACTCGGCTCCGCCGCCGCGGCTGTTTAACCGACCCGCGCGCGCCGCCGGCGCCTCCGagcgcccccagccccgcccccTCAGCGCCGGCCGCCAGCCATTGGTCACCGCTACCATCACCCCGAGATCTTATtggccccggcccggcgctcTTGCAGGGTTTTGCCGCAGCAATTTCTTTCAGCCCGGCATGCCTTGCGGCCGTTCCCATGGCGACCGGCGGTGATGCGCGGCGCGGCCTtggggcggccccggggccccGCCGACCAGGCCAGGGCTGGTGGCTGTCAGGCCGTGCGCAGCCCTTCCCCGTcgctttggttttttttcttcacgGCTGAGCTGCTTGAACGCAGGAAGGAAGACGGGGAAGGAATAACCCCGAGCACCGGCACAGGTTGGGGTCTGACCGGCTGGAAAGCGGCTCTGCGGAGATGGAGCTTGGGGTCCTCGTGGACAGCAAactgtccctgagccagcagtgtgccttggGGGCCAAGAAGGGCAATGGAATCCTGGGGagcattaggaagagcattgccagcaggtcagggaggtgatcctgcccctctgctcagccctgtgaggcacatctggagtgcttTGCCCAGTTCTGTGCTCCTCAGGATAAGAGAGAcgtggagctcctggagcaggtccagcgGAGGGCAGCACGGATGATTAAGGGACCagagcatctctcctatgaggggaggctgaggaagctgggcctgttcagcctcaagaaaAGACAGCTGACACGGGACCTCATTAATGTGTATAAATGTCTAAAGGGTGGGTGTCTGAGGATGGACCAGGGtcttctcagtggtgctgataaataggacaaggggcagacaacaggcagaaactgatgcacaggaagttccacctgagcaagaagaagaatttcttcactgtgcaggtgactcaggttgcccagagaggttgtggagtctccctcagtGAAGATACTCCAGAACCGtttggacacaatcctgtgccatgtgctgtgggatgaccctgctggagcaggaaggtTGGACCATATGACCCAcagtggtcccttccagcttgaCCTGTTCTGTGACTCTTTGAATGCAGCTGGTCACTGGTGTCCGTGCAGTGTCCGTGACTACAGCGTGAGAGGGACTGAGAAAAAtacccaacaaaacccaaatatGATGCTTTGGAGGGCATCCTACTGCAAAGAACAtagagtaaaaaaatattatatgaGGAAAATAGGAGAAAATCGAGGTGTGGTCTGATGATGGTGCTAAAAGTCCCAATATGGCAGGAAGGTCCTGGGTGAGGGAGCCCAGCTCATGCCCTGGGAATGCAGTCCCTGGGCTGATTTTAATTGTATGATGTCATCTCTCCTGAGAATGGGTTAAGTAACTTCTTTGTATCTACAAAGCTGGCAGAACTCCTGGATGATTCAAATAATGTGATAAGCAGGACAGgtttcagtgaggaaaaaaaaaaaaaaaaaaaaaaaaaaaaaaaaaaaaaaagaagagtttctAAGTGTCCTAATGCTCCTGACTGGAATCAAGACATCTTTCACTCCTCTTGCAATTCATCAGAACACACAAATCCTCCCTCCTGTTCCCCACAAGGCTTAAGTgaagaaaactgcaaaattagAAATCTAGagaaaactaaataaaataaagatgaagaaaactATTTGCAAAATTACTCAAGTACACCGTGAGGGTtgtgttgggtttgggtttttgggggttttttttccccgtcACGTTTGTCCTCGCAGCACAGGTTCCGTCGCGCCGCGGAGCAGCGGTGGCACCGGGGGCCAGGGGGTTCGGTGACCGTGtccggcagcggcggcggcgccttGGGCTGCGGAGAACGAGCGGCTCCCGGGCCCGTCCCGGTAGGAGCGGGCACTCGGCGGagcgccgcccccggcccggcggtGCCCCCGGCCCGGCGGTGCCCCCGGCCCGGCGGAGCCCGaagatggcggcggcgcggcTGTGGCTGTGGCGGTGCCGCTGCCGGGCGCTGCTGTCCCGGCCCGCCGGCGCTCCGCGGGCGCGCCGCGGCCTGGCCGCGGGGCCGGAGATGCACTTCGGCTTCCAGACCGTGAcggaggaggagaggagagagaaaagtgagggcggcggcggcggcggcgggagagggcgggccgggcccggaGCCGAGCTGGGATCCCGGCAGCCCGTGATCGTTCTCCAGAGTGCCGGGGACGTGTTTGGGCCCTTGACTGAGGCGTTACCGGGAGTCTCGGTGAATAATATCACTGTTACTTCCTTCAGCTCGGGAAGGCTGTGTTTCTCCAGATACTTTCGTCAGGCAACAGGCTCAGTagattcaattttttttttttttttaatgagttttctTGTGGTATTTTTCAGCTCCACATAGTGGACAGACCTCCACAGAGCAATGAAGGACACGTTTTACTTAGACATAAGCATTTTTAAGTAAATTGCATCTCATTCCCATTGTCCTTTCTTTGCAGTTTATCAGGTCTTTGAAAATGTGGCCAAGAAATACGATGTAATGAATGATTCAATGACTCTAGGAATTCATCGGGTATGGAAGGATATCCTCATGCATAAAATGAACCCTTGCCCAGGAACACTGCTCCTTGATGTTGCTGGGGGAACAGGTAAATAATTTTGGTGAGTTCCACATGACAATGCCACACTGTTTTTCAGCTGTTGGAGTCTGCTCAGAATTACATTTCCTGCTGAGGTTTTTTCCTCGCCCTTAGCTCCCTGTCTTTAAAACTAGTGAAGCATCTACTTGACTTTCCCAGAGAAGGGGTGAGAACTGATATCTTTGTGTTTTGTACGATCTTGCTTTAAGGGTCTGAAAGTGTTATAGTCCTGCCATGATGTTATGGGGAACTGTGTTAATTTGTAGAATGTCATGGACTCTTTGACCTTAATAAGTTCCTTTTTTGTCTATATACATGTACACACGCACTCTTTCTGTGTCTATTACAGTATGTTTGAGGGagtgtttttataaatatatatgactAAAAAGAAATAGTAAGTCAGTTGGATGTTCAAAGCCTTATGTTTCAACTTCCTGGAGTCAGAAAACATTCCTGAAATGTGTATCTTTCCTTTGAAACAACTGCAGGTGACATTGCCTTTCGATTCATTAATTATGTTCGCTCTGTACAACAACGCCAGCTCCAGAGGAAGCTCAAGCACCATCAGAATTTGTCATGGCAGGAAATTTTTGAGAGTTACCAGAAAGACAAATTTAACTCACTAGGGGATTCCCAAGTGGTGGTCTGTGACATCAACAGAGAAATGTTAAAAGTTGGGAAGCAGAAAGCACAGCACCTTGGCTACTCTGAAGGTAAATAAATGCATTGTACTGTGGCAGTAACATTCCTGATAGCAATACAAGAAATTGTAAGGGacaggggtttttttgctgtttccctATGTACATTGAGGAAGAGTGGGAGCTGTGCATGGGGAAAAGGAGCATAAGTTGCACAGTCACTGATTGTGCAGTTTGTGTGTTTGCCAGTAACGTGGACATCCATGCTCCACAGATAGACATGGTCTTGATCCTTTGGGGACTAGGAAACAAAACAGCTGCAACTGCATCACATACTGATAGTCCTGATGGAGGGAGTGTGGCTTTTCATGTTCCTCAACCTGTGGGAGCTTTCTAGCAAAATGTGTTAAGTGTTTTGGCCATTGTTGCATGGCAAGATGTTAGTAATTGTCTATAGCTACACTTTAAGCAGAGATTCTCTTTTTAGAACTTTGCCACAAACAAATGGCAGCCAACAGTGCTTTCCACTATGACGCAAGTTTTGGGTAAAATCTTTGTGGCATATACacagtgtgtgtatgtgcagaACATTGTTTTGGCTGATCTGCAAAATGAACTACTCTGTCTTGAAAGATTCACAAGTAGAGGCCAAGGTGTCTTTTCTCTAACAAAACTGCAAAATGGAAATACTTGTTTTCAAtatgactttaaaaataataatttccttctaGAATGGGTAAGTTCTAGCCTTTCTGGAGCAGTCTGAGATCATTCTATGACTTGTCTTTCACTACAGGCTTGTCCTGGGTACTTGGGAATGCTGAAGAGTTACCCTTTGATGATGATAAGTTTGATGTTTACACAATTGCCTTTGGAATCCGAAATGTAACTCGTATTGATTTGGTAAGTTACTATAGTGTATCCTGACATGGGGTCCTTATgatattttaaaggaagcaaAGTAGGAACTCCTTTGGATAAAGGAAGGTCTTAGTCTACTcctgaaacattaaaaataagtgGCATGTAGTATGCAACTTGTGTGAATAGAAAATGCAATTAAGTGCCCCACCTTTGTCATAAAAAGATAGATTTATACCAGTTGCACCCGATCCTTCCAGCTTGGCAAACTACACAGTGTCTTCCTAAGGCAAAGGGCTGCATGCTACAGTCATTCCCCACCTTCTCCTGACCTATGGAATGGATGGATCTACATGTGCACAGGGCAGTCAGTCTGCATGTCTCAAATCTTCTGCAGCACCTGATCTATAGCCCACCAACAGTGGGTCCAATGCTTCCTGTCCCCTTCTGTTTCCCTGCCTGAGCCAACAGAACTgccagagcagagtgggaagGAGGCTGCtgcccccactgctgctgaacCAGCCTGTTCAGCCCACTTCTGCTGAGTGTCTTTACACTGGCTGGTGGCAGAGCTCCCTATAAAGAACAAGTACGATTTTAATTAGGATAAGTAGTACTCTTTGTTCTGAACTATCTCTGTCCTTTGAGAAGGACTGGCTGTTGTGGGGGTGACACCTGTCTGGATGCACTAGTTGTCTGTTTTGGAGGAGTATGTTACAACCTTGGCAGAGCTCCTGTGGAAGGTGAAGCATTTGCATCCAAACCACCTTGAACCATATGCCTTTGAACTTAATGTGCATGTGGCTTTTCCTTGTGCCTTGTCTGCACCCTTCCAAAGCACAGGCTCTTTGCCTTCATGCATACAGCAGTCTGGTAGCAGAGCTCCCTGGAGACCTGATACAAAACACACCCAAGCTGCCAACTCTTTTGCAGAGCTCCTGTGTAGTGTTGATATTTTATCCCATAGGAACAGGACAGTTGAAGTCAAGCAGATGTACAACCTTCAGAGGTTCTGGGATACAACTCTGCTCTTGTATGAAAGAACATACAGTTTTAAACAGGATTTTGTCTAGATTCTTGTTAGGTATTCTATTTTGATGTAGGATGGAATTTTCAAAGTAGCCAGagactttcttcttctttctctttccttcctgttctTACACATTGCTCATCCGAAGCCCAGTATCATTCCTTCTTTGAACCTTTGGGTGTGCCTCACAGTAAAATcttttgattgaaaaaaaaagatcatgcCTGTTTTTGATTTCAGTTTCTTGTAGCTGAGTCACCTTCTCCCTTTTGTGTTTGGTCTGTAATTATAAGAGCTCTGCCAACAAACTTTCATCAACTGCGagtagggaaagaaaagaaaattgcaagCCCAACATCACAGTTTTGACACAAAGCCTTGTAAAAATCTATTTATGTAACAGCAAGAGTATTTGTGCTTTGGGTTTGTGgcacatttgggttttttttttacttgtcttGGAATGCTTCTCTACAGTAAATATTGCAGATTGCCAGTCAGGATACTCTTTAATTTCCCTCAGTTCATCAGAGTTGTATGATAATATCACATGGCATGATAACAGGCAGGTGCTGTTCTACAGAAGCAAACTTATCACATCTGCTTTGTCTCAGGCACTTCAAGAGGCCTATCGTGTGCTGAAACCAGGAGGAAGATTTCTCTGCCTTGAATTTAGTCATGTCAGCAACCCTCTTCTTTCCAGGTAGGAACATGGTGATGCTTCATGCCAGGTCACAAGGCTCTCTTGTTTGTACTCAGAGAGAATAAAAGGTGGAGACACTTGAGACCACATCTTGATCACCACTTTTAAAGTCAGCTACAGACTGCATAGCCTCGTGGCACAGAGACCAGCTCTTGTTGGGAGGGGATTTAAATTTGTTTCTATTAATCTGTATTTGCCATCTCTGTGTGCAGGCTCTATGATCTCTACAGTTTCCAGGTAATCCCTGTTCTGGGTGAGGTTATTGCTGGTGACTGGAAGTCTTACCAGTATCTTGTGGAGAGCATCCGACAGTTCCCCCCTCAGGTAAGGCAGGATTTCCCCAAATTCATTAACACACAAAACACAATTCCAGCATAATCTTGTGACCAGCTGGCTTACAGGCCTTCAGGTTGTTAATACTTATGGCACTTATTTTTCAGGAGGAGCTGAAGGCAATGATAGAAGATGCAGGCTTTTTCAAAGTGGATTATGAGAATTTAAACTTTGGCATTGTTGCCATTCACTCAGGTTTCAAACTGTGAGGTCTGGGTagcaaaacaccaaaacattttcatgaGGGATATGAAAGCTGTGGAATTTTAATGATATCAAAAGGAGTTCTAAGAAGTTGTGCAGCAGATACTTgctcaggagctggactcagaaGAACACAAGTTACCTCTCCCCACCAAGAAACCTGTGGAGTGACTCCAGTGGTGTTTCTTACACTTGCATTTCCCTTCAAGTGCAATGTAAAGGATGTGGCCAAAACTGAGCAATGCTGACAAGCGAAGCAAGTTGGCAGTGGGTGTGGATAGAGACTGATTAGTCTCCAAAtaagatgcctttttttttactaagcTTTAAAGGAGGATATTATACTTGTGAGAAGTAACTTGGATTTATGAAGTAACTATGGTCTTTTATGAAGCTGTTATTATCTTTGTCATGTGGAGtttaaggattttttcccaTGACTCCTTCTTTCAAAGGCAAATGGAAGGCTTATGAAATAAAAGGGCTCTGCATCAAATTTTTCTACTTAAATCAGTCTTGTAAGAATGTTTCCTAAGaaaggatggatttggggtgtgggaaTAGAGGTGGGGATGTTCATCCTTCATTCACATGGCAAAAAAGAGGGTAATTCAAGAGGGCAAAGGGATAAACTTGTTCCAACGGTTTTATTAGCAAAGAAGCcatcttttgaaagaaaataaatacaaggaAGACATTTTTGCTTCTCTATATAGCCACAATGAAAATACCAGCCGCTACAGCAAAATCCCTGACCATTAACAACACAACAAAAGACCTGAAGATCAAGATGTATTTCCCCAGGAAGGCTGAAGGTGGGAATCAGTGTGCAGTCCTGTACCCAAGTGCAAGTTTCAGTAACAGTCCATGGCTCTAGCCAGACTTGAAAAGAAGAATAGCGACTTGGCCGAGGTAGAAGTAGATGAAGTGCTTGGTCTCATGAGTCACGTAGCTGCCAAAATTCCTTCCCACGATGCAGTGCCACGTGGGATTGTATTTCTTGTCAAATTCCTACAGAATAGAGAATTAGAAAGTCAGCATTTTCATGGTAATTATACTAATATTGTCTAACAGttggggaggtttttttggCAATGATTTGTCACTTGATAACAAGTATCACTTTTGGAAGAAGGCAATTAAGGAGCAGCATATGCTCTTAAGCACAAGGATCATCTGTCACTTTATAACTCATCTGCTGCTTagtcatacaaaaaaaaaaaaaagtgcttccAAGCAGAGCAGGAATAAGCTTAAAACATATGTTTGGGGAGGTAACTTTTCCCCTGCAGTCATGCCACGATCTCAAACCATAACTACTAAGAATTTGCTTGTTCTGAATAGCCAACGAAACTGGTATTTTTACTTCATTAGCTGTTTTTTGCAATAAGGATGCTGAAAGGACACGTGCTGGAAAATTCTCTGCCACATCCCTGACACCTGGTCATGAGATGATGATGTGACATGCTGCTGTCATGAGCCTGCTACAAATAAAATCCTGTGTACAGGTCTACAGTGAGCAAACCCATGCAGTCAGTGAATTTATACTGCAGTACCTAACAGCTGTCAGctgaagagatttttctgaGGACATGGAAGTTTCTGTTCTGCTCAACCAAACccttcagctccctgcagctcagtTAGGCTCCCAGTAGGAGTCAAGAGAGAAAATGTGACAAACTGTAAGC
It contains:
- the LOC128797174 gene encoding uncharacterized protein LOC128797174 isoform X1 translates to MGTAARHAGLKEIAAAKPCKSAGPGPIRSRGDGSGDQWLAAGAEGAGLGALGGAGGARGSVKQPRRRSRVRASLRASLRAAAGSASAPRRYRGARLTQAIMSDRKAVIKNADMSEEMQQDAVECATQALEKYNIEKDIAAHIKKEFDKKYNPTWHCIVGRNFGSYVTHETKHFIYFYLGQVAILLFKSG
- the COQ5 gene encoding 2-methoxy-6-polyprenyl-1,4-benzoquinol methylase, mitochondrial: MAAARLWLWRCRCRALLSRPAGAPRARRGLAAGPEMHFGFQTVTEEERREKIYQVFENVAKKYDVMNDSMTLGIHRVWKDILMHKMNPCPGTLLLDVAGGTGDIAFRFINYVRSVQQRQLQRKLKHHQNLSWQEIFESYQKDKFNSLGDSQVVVCDINREMLKVGKQKAQHLGYSEGLSWVLGNAEELPFDDDKFDVYTIAFGIRNVTRIDLALQEAYRVLKPGGRFLCLEFSHVSNPLLSRLYDLYSFQVIPVLGEVIAGDWKSYQYLVESIRQFPPQEELKAMIEDAGFFKVDYENLNFGIVAIHSGFKL
- the LOC128797174 gene encoding uncharacterized protein LOC128797174 isoform X3; the encoded protein is MGTAARHAGLKEIAAAKPCKSAGPGPIRSRGDGSGDQWLAAGAEGAGLGALGGAGGARGSVKQPRRRSRVRASLRASLRAAAGSASAPRRYRGARLTQAIMSDRKAVIKNADMSEEMQQDAVECATQALEKYNIEKDIAAHIKKLRRTEKSKCVSRS
- the LOC128797174 gene encoding uncharacterized protein LOC128797174 isoform X2 — its product is MGTAARHAGLKEIAAAKPCKSAGPGPIRSRGDGSGDQWLAAGAEGAGLGALGGAGGARGSVKQPRRRSRVRASLRASLRAAAGSASAPRRYRGARLTAIMSDRKAVIKNADMSEEMQQDAVECATQALEKYNIEKDIAAHIKKEFDKKYNPTWHCIVGRNFGSYVTHETKHFIYFYLGQVAILLFKSG